The proteins below are encoded in one region of Citrobacter enshiensis:
- a CDS encoding N-acetylmannosamine-6-phosphate 2-epimerase, translated as MKTVLDNLKGKLVVSCQALEHEPLHSPFIMSRMALAAAQGGAVAIRANSVVDIAAIKQQVSLPVIGIIKRDYPDSEVFITATMKEVDELMSVGPEIIALDATARPRPQGQTLEALVAQIRSRYPAVLLMADIASVEEAVTAQALGFDCVGTTLYGYTAETAGHRLPENDCRFLRDVLAAVTVPVVAEGNVETPELAARCLALGAHTVVVGGAITRPQQITERFIAAITA; from the coding sequence ATGAAAACTGTACTGGATAACCTGAAAGGCAAGTTAGTCGTCTCCTGCCAGGCGCTGGAACATGAACCCTTACACAGCCCGTTTATTATGTCGCGCATGGCGCTGGCGGCAGCACAAGGCGGAGCGGTAGCGATCCGCGCGAATAGTGTGGTGGATATTGCCGCCATCAAACAGCAGGTCTCTTTGCCGGTGATTGGCATCATCAAGCGTGATTACCCGGACAGCGAGGTATTTATTACCGCCACGATGAAAGAAGTGGATGAGCTGATGAGTGTGGGGCCGGAAATTATTGCTCTCGACGCCACCGCGCGTCCACGCCCGCAGGGGCAAACGCTGGAAGCGCTGGTTGCGCAGATCCGTTCCCGCTATCCGGCGGTTTTACTGATGGCGGATATTGCCAGCGTAGAAGAGGCTGTCACGGCGCAGGCGCTGGGTTTCGATTGTGTAGGGACCACACTCTATGGCTACACCGCAGAAACTGCAGGTCACCGCTTACCGGAAAATGACTGCCGCTTTTTACGCGATGTGCTGGCTGCCGTGACGGTTCCGGTGGTGGCGGAGGGGAATGTCGAAACGCCGGAGCTGGCAGCGCGTTGCCTTGCGTTAGGCGCACACACCGTTGTGGTGGGTGGTGCGATCACCCGTCCGCAGCAGATCACGGAACGCTTTATTGCGGCAATCACAGCGTAA
- a CDS encoding PTS transporter subunit EIIC — MMQMFSGASSGAWFEKAQRFGKSFMLPIAVLPAAGLLLGIGGALSNPNTITAYPFLDIGWLQAIFTIMSSAGSIVFANLSVLFAVGVAVGLAKTDKGTAGLAALLAFLVMNATINALLILTGTLALENPGAVGQGMTLGIQTLETGVFGGVVIGLVTCVLHQRFNKIALPQFLGFFGGSRFVPIISSLAAILVGAAMTVVWPHFQKLIFGLGGLVDATGYLGTFLYGFILRMLGPFGLHHIFYLPFWTTALGGSEIVNGQLVEGTQRIFFAQLADPTVQQFYIGTSRFMSGRFITMMFGLIGACLAMYHTANAENKKRVAGLLLSAALTSFLTGITEPIEFSFLFVAPVLYVIHAFFDGLAFMIAHILHITIGQTFSGGFIDFILFGVLQGEAKTHWMYVPLVGVPWFFLYYFTFRFLINRFGFLTPGREKETTVESVLPQSERAAAVIAGLGGKDNLEEVDCCATRLRVTVKEGAKVDEAALKATGARGVILRGNGVQVIYGPHVTIIKNEIEETLSQ, encoded by the coding sequence ATGATGCAAATGTTCAGTGGTGCCTCCTCGGGGGCCTGGTTTGAAAAGGCGCAGCGGTTTGGTAAATCGTTCATGCTGCCAATTGCGGTGTTGCCTGCCGCGGGCTTGTTATTGGGGATCGGTGGCGCGCTGTCGAATCCGAATACCATAACAGCCTATCCGTTTTTGGATATCGGCTGGTTACAGGCCATTTTTACGATCATGAGCAGCGCGGGCTCAATTGTGTTTGCCAACCTCTCAGTGCTGTTTGCCGTTGGGGTCGCGGTCGGGCTGGCGAAAACCGATAAAGGCACCGCAGGGCTTGCGGCGCTGCTGGCGTTTTTAGTGATGAACGCCACGATCAACGCCTTACTGATCCTGACCGGTACGCTGGCGCTTGAGAATCCTGGCGCGGTAGGGCAGGGGATGACGCTGGGTATTCAGACCCTGGAAACGGGGGTCTTCGGCGGCGTGGTGATTGGTCTGGTGACCTGCGTTCTGCATCAGCGCTTTAACAAAATTGCGTTGCCGCAGTTCCTGGGCTTCTTTGGCGGCTCACGTTTTGTGCCGATCATCAGTTCGCTGGCGGCGATTCTGGTTGGCGCGGCGATGACCGTGGTGTGGCCGCATTTCCAGAAACTGATTTTTGGTCTGGGTGGCCTGGTGGATGCGACAGGGTATCTGGGGACGTTTCTGTACGGCTTTATTCTGCGCATGCTGGGCCCGTTCGGTCTGCACCATATCTTCTATCTGCCCTTCTGGACGACGGCGCTGGGGGGAAGTGAAATCGTCAATGGCCAACTGGTTGAAGGTACGCAGCGTATTTTCTTCGCCCAGCTGGCCGACCCTACTGTCCAACAGTTTTACATCGGTACCTCGCGCTTTATGTCCGGTCGCTTTATCACCATGATGTTCGGCCTGATTGGTGCGTGTCTGGCGATGTATCACACGGCGAACGCTGAGAACAAGAAACGGGTTGCCGGGTTGCTGTTATCTGCCGCGCTGACCTCTTTCCTGACGGGGATCACCGAACCGATTGAGTTCTCCTTCCTGTTTGTGGCGCCGGTTCTGTATGTCATTCATGCCTTCTTCGACGGGCTGGCGTTTATGATCGCGCATATCTTGCATATCACGATCGGTCAGACGTTTTCTGGAGGGTTTATCGATTTCATTCTCTTTGGTGTGCTGCAGGGCGAAGCCAAAACGCACTGGATGTACGTCCCGCTGGTCGGTGTACCGTGGTTCTTCCTGTACTACTTTACGTTCCGCTTCCTGATTAACCGCTTTGGTTTTCTGACGCCGGGGCGTGAGAAAGAGACGACAGTAGAAAGTGTGCTCCCGCAAAGCGAACGCGCGGCGGCAGTGATTGCCGGATTGGGCGGCAAAGACAACCTTGAAGAAGTGGACTGCTGTGCAACGCGTTTGCGCGTCACGGTCAAAGAGGGGGCAAAGGTGGATGAAGCGGCATTGAAAGCGACCGGCGCGCGTGGCGTCATCCTGCGAGGTAACGGGGTCCAGGTCATTTATGGCCCGCACGTCACGATCATCAAAAATGAAATTGAAGAGACATTATCGCAATGA
- the eno gene encoding phosphopyruvate hydratase, with translation MSKIVKVIGREIIDSRGNPTVEAEVHLEGGFVGMAAAPSGASTGSREALELRDGDKSRFLGKGVTKAVGAVNGPIAQALLGKDAKDQAGIDKIMIDLDGTENKSNFGANAILAVSLANAKAAAAAKGMPLYEHIAELNGTPGKYSMPVPMMNIINGGEHADNNVDIQEFMIQPVGAKTLKEAIRMGSEVFHTLAKVLKSKGMGTAVGDEGGYAPNLGSNAEALAVIAEAVKAAGYELGTDITLAMDCAASEFYKDGKYVLAGEGNKSFTSEEFTHFLEDLTKQYPIVSIEDGLDESDWDGFAYQTKVMGDKLQLVGDDLFVTNTKILKRGIDNGIANSILIKFNQIGSLTETLAAIKMAKDAGYTAVISHRSGETEDATIADLAVGTAAGQIKTGSMSRSDRVAKYNQLIRIEEALGEKAPYNGRKEIKGQ, from the coding sequence ATGTCCAAAATCGTTAAAGTCATCGGTCGTGAAATCATCGACTCCCGTGGTAACCCGACTGTTGAAGCCGAAGTACACCTGGAGGGTGGTTTCGTCGGTATGGCAGCTGCTCCGTCAGGTGCTTCTACTGGTTCCCGCGAAGCGCTGGAACTGCGCGATGGCGACAAATCCCGTTTCCTGGGTAAAGGCGTAACCAAAGCTGTTGGCGCGGTTAACGGCCCGATCGCTCAGGCACTCCTTGGCAAAGACGCCAAAGACCAGGCTGGCATCGATAAAATCATGATCGACCTGGACGGTACTGAAAACAAATCCAACTTCGGTGCGAACGCAATCCTGGCTGTGTCTCTGGCTAACGCCAAAGCTGCTGCTGCCGCTAAAGGCATGCCGCTGTACGAGCACATCGCTGAGCTGAACGGTACTCCGGGCAAATACTCTATGCCGGTTCCGATGATGAACATCATCAACGGTGGTGAGCACGCGGATAACAACGTTGATATTCAAGAGTTCATGATTCAGCCTGTTGGCGCGAAAACGCTGAAAGAAGCCATCCGTATGGGTTCTGAAGTGTTCCACACCCTGGCTAAAGTTCTGAAATCTAAAGGCATGGGTACTGCTGTTGGTGACGAAGGTGGCTACGCGCCGAACCTGGGTTCCAACGCAGAAGCGCTGGCTGTTATTGCTGAAGCGGTTAAAGCTGCAGGTTACGAGCTGGGCACCGACATCACTCTGGCGATGGACTGTGCAGCGTCTGAATTCTACAAAGACGGTAAATACGTTCTGGCTGGCGAAGGCAACAAATCTTTCACCTCTGAAGAATTTACCCACTTCCTGGAAGACCTGACTAAACAGTACCCGATCGTTTCCATCGAAGACGGTCTGGACGAGTCTGACTGGGATGGTTTCGCATACCAGACTAAAGTTATGGGCGACAAACTTCAGTTAGTTGGTGACGACCTGTTCGTAACTAACACCAAAATCCTGAAACGTGGTATCGACAACGGTATCGCTAACTCCATTCTGATCAAATTCAACCAGATCGGTTCTCTGACCGAAACTCTGGCTGCGATCAAAATGGCGAAAGACGCTGGCTACACTGCAGTTATCTCTCACCGTTCTGGCGAAACTGAAGATGCGACCATCGCTGACCTGGCTGTTGGTACTGCTGCAGGCCAGATCAAAACCGGTTCTATGAGCCGTTCTGACCGTGTTGCTAAATACAACCAGCTGATTCGTATCGAAGAAGCGCTGGGTGAAAAAGCACCGTACAACGGTCGTAAAGAGATCAAAGGTCAGTAA
- a CDS encoding MurR/RpiR family transcriptional regulator, with protein sequence MSENENLLLRLRQGVSGYSPTQQKLGEFVLNDPAKVLYLTITELARESDTSEASVTRLCRTLGCKGYNEFKMALALDIQQGQPAQQSGDEIDNVVNESVQALQDTAKLLDRALLEKAALALHQAHAVQIYGVAASAILGEYLHYKLLRLGKPAQLFSDMHRAAMNAATLSKETLVVAISSSGSTRDLLHVVKLARKRGVPVLVLSNTPRSPLGSLSDFQLVAAKPEGPLSAGALNAKVGVMLLVELLTTSLIALDESYSNVSQQTASATLPLLL encoded by the coding sequence ATGTCAGAAAATGAAAATCTGTTGCTGAGGCTGCGCCAGGGGGTTTCCGGATACAGCCCGACTCAGCAAAAGCTGGGAGAGTTTGTCCTGAACGACCCGGCAAAAGTGCTCTACCTGACGATTACCGAACTGGCCCGGGAAAGCGACACCAGTGAAGCAAGCGTCACGCGCTTATGCCGCACGCTGGGATGTAAAGGCTATAACGAATTTAAGATGGCGCTGGCGCTGGATATCCAGCAGGGACAACCCGCTCAGCAGAGCGGCGATGAGATTGATAACGTCGTCAATGAGTCTGTGCAGGCATTGCAGGACACGGCAAAATTACTCGACAGAGCGTTACTGGAAAAAGCCGCGCTGGCGCTGCATCAGGCGCACGCTGTGCAGATCTACGGCGTGGCCGCCAGTGCGATTCTTGGGGAATATTTGCATTACAAGCTCCTGCGACTCGGTAAACCTGCGCAGCTGTTCAGCGACATGCATCGTGCCGCCATGAATGCCGCGACGCTGTCAAAAGAGACGCTGGTGGTGGCGATCTCCAGTTCAGGCTCGACCCGCGATTTACTGCATGTGGTTAAGCTTGCCCGCAAGCGTGGCGTTCCGGTGTTGGTCCTGAGTAATACGCCGCGAAGCCCGCTGGGTTCATTGAGTGATTTCCAACTGGTGGCCGCCAAACCCGAAGGGCCGCTGAGCGCCGGGGCACTGAATGCCAAAGTCGGGGTAATGCTGTTAGTTGAGCTGCTCACCACGTCGCTGATTGCGCTGGATGAGAGTTACAGCAATGTAAGCCAACAAACGGCCAGCGCGACGCTACCACTGCTGCTGTAG